The genomic interval GACTTTCTCGATGCACACGCAGAGTCACCAGTGGTGTAGACTTTTCAGAAACAGATCGTTGCGTATGCCGCAGCCCTTGAAAAATCGCCCTGTGTGGCGTCGAACATGCATCCCTCGGCTGCAGATGTTGTCTCATTGATGCCTTCATGCTGTAAGCGTTGCTGCGTGCGGCTCTCCGTCGCGGTTTTCGCGGTCTTGAGAAAAGGTGTATTTTTCTCAGGCGTTTTCGCTGTGTTTCTCGTTTGCGTCATGGCAAGTCCTTTTGAGTCGAGAACGAGAGCCGAGGGTGAGCGGAAGATAGCTGCTTTCCGGTTTCCCCGTCCCTTCAGATTGTGTTTCGCGCGGACCGTCCAGAGGCCAATTTGTgccctcgccttcctggACAACAGATGCGTCCGTTCGTGGCAGGACCCACAGACcggcgtcgcctgcgtccTCGCTTGTCGGTGGCCATCGCTGCAAATGCCTCCAGGGGGCGCAGAGTGCCTTCCGCCTTGTTTCTTCTGGAGACATGTTCCACTCGCAACGCTCCGGCTCGGAGACGCAGCCTTTCAAGTGACCTCGTATGAGGGGAAAGacagcctctctcctcgagaCTTGTGCGGTGGTGTGAGACGTTCGGCGGAGAAGTGCCGCGCAGAGGTGCTAACAACTGAAAAGGCCTGCTGGTCAGAGACCGAGGACTTGTGTAGCCTCGATGGAAACAGATCTTTCTTGTGTGTCGTAGAAAGACGCTCTCACGTCAACGGGTGCAAGCGTTTCGGGTGAGCTCTGAACCTCGAGGAGGCAATCGTGTGGACGCGCCTCAGAAGTGACGCAAAGCGAACTCTCGACGCTCTCGGACGAGCGGCCTTCGACGAAACTCTAAGTTGTCAAAAAGACTCGTGGCTCGCAATATACACGCCAGGctcggcgagagagagagaaacgactaCGCAGCCGCTCGCATGATCAGTCTGGGGGACAGGGAGTAACCAGCAGCGCATGAGGAAACGAAGCCGTCTCCAACTTCAGCTGAGGAGTGCGTCGGTTCAAACCGCGTCTCTGAGGAGTGTGTTCACCTCCCCCCAGACGCgaagacacaaacagaggacgcagacgtcgagaaagagagacaaagggagACACCCTCCGCCGCAAACGGTGAAGTAAACGTCTGTTTAGTCGAGCGACGCGAACCTGTCGAGGCGGATTCGAACGGAGGGACGGACTCCACACAGAAgagttttttcgttttccaaAGTCCAAGAACGAGccgagaagacagcgagacgcggTCTTACTGAATACGCGCTTATTGGCACAAAAACGATGGTTCtttcagaagaaaacgcaagaTGAACAAGATCATCAACGGACACAGGACCCTGagtcgagagacgcagcagcgaaGGTCGCCCATGGTCGGCGCAGAAAAGACCGGGACAGAAAAGCAACGAGAGGAAACCAAAGACAGAGATATCAAAACGAGACTTGCAAAGGCTCCAGATGGTCCCTGCTTTGACAGCTCCGCAGGCCGCTGCGGAGGGAGAGATGCAGCGGTCGTCCGAGCGACTTTTGAGACAAATGCATGCTACTCTGGAGGTGGGCCTTTTCTTGTTCCTTCGCTCCTCTGCTTTTAAACAGAGGGTGACGGCGTCTGGTTTTCGTTCGCGTGTCTCGTGCCTCCCGACGCCTCTGAAAGAGTGAAAGGGAGCCCAGTATGCAGAAgcaaacggaaaaaaaggaaccacagaaaaaggaaagaaagaagcgaaccTCGAGCGAGATCTGCAGCTACGCTCACTCACGTTTCCTCTGAGTGCGACGATGTTTCCCCGCGTTCTCGCTTGATCTCCAACTCGCCTGTCAAAAGCATGTCTCCATCCGTCAGGCTCTCTGCCGCCAGATCCTCCccacctgtctcttccgACATCTCCGGCGCGGAACCGGCAAGCTCGTCTGGCGCCTTTGAAGCCTCAGCCCCGTCAGAGCTCCAGACGGCTGATCccgcctcgttttctccctcccccAAATGCTGTTTTGATTCACAGTCTCCAGGCtctgcgcctgtctcttcttctctttcgcctattccatcttcttcgatgtctgcgtctctcggtTCTCCTGCCGCGTcctccctctcgtcttccctctccattTTAACTCTCGgtttcttcgcgtctcctttaGATTGGTTCTCCGGGGCCTCGCCTTCAGTTCTCTTCGCGTGCTGTGTCGGCGCCCTCTCGCCCTCCGTGTGGAGATTCCGCGCGGCCAAAAGAcgcgtcctcttctgctctcgctttttcgcggcttcttgtctttcttcctcgctgcgaGAAGCCTCCGTTCGTCGGCGCCAATAAGCTCGGGATGTCTGGTAGGCTCGGATGTATCCATCATAGGTCTACACAGATGATACAAATCAACGCATGTGGAGCATTCGCCTGATACGCTCGTTTCCCCTTTGCCGCTTTCCACCTCAGCCACGCGTTCGTCCTCTCCCATAAATGTGTCTTCCCCACTAATTTATATCTCCTTCATCTCCATTAGTTTCTATCTCCTTCATCTCCATTAGTTTCTATCTCCTTCATCTCCATTAGTTTCTATCTCCTTCATCTCCACTAGTTTCTATCTCACTTGTCCTCCCCTTCGCTCCcttgcctccttcgtctctcttctcgttctcctgtCTTCGGGTCTCCACTACATCCATCTGGCGACATCTCTCttatttctctcttcgtccgtctttcctcgacgtttccttttctccgttttctttctttcgccCCCCCCGCTGTTCGGTTTGACTATTTcgccgcgtctgcatgcactgacgCCTCGCACGATGCCTCACCAAGGTCGTGAGATCTAACGGGTAAATTTGAATCGCAGGATTCACAATCCGAGGCCCCCAAGCGtcctctgcgcctccacCTGACACAGCATCACAGACATGATACAGATGCGCAAGCAGATTCTTATTTTCATGTTtatgtacgtatatgtatatacattgGCAGATCCCCAGTTCATCCATCTGCCTGGAGACGAGATGCCGCCCCTCTTTTGTGAAAACTCCCGTCTTCACTGGTGTcatttttctcgcctttACTTGGTCACCACGGCACACCAATGAAGAACTCGAGGGAACCAAGCCGTGTGCGTTTCTTAGATAATCTTCCACGACTTTTGTCCTGaactcttttcttctcgcactTCTCCCTCACCTCTCCATCGCAGAggctgtcttctcgctgctcgtCATTCTAtctgctctttctccctctctcattttacctctttctctttttctttcaccCACACCAATTCTACTTCTTTATGTTaccgcctgtctctgttcctctcgctcacagcacttctgtctcttacttcctcttcttctttccgtctccctctttctttcctctctctcctcccgttcgctctctctgtggcttctctgtcgctgtctccttaTGTGtccgcctctgtctgtctgtcgcttccaACTCTCTCGGCTTCACGACCTTTTCCATTTCCTCACCACCGTGTTGGGCGGCAAGACGTTGCCGCGCTTGCATGTCTCCGGCTGGGGTCTCGCGCTCTGCTCTTGCCGCCGAGGGCGAGAGCTGGCATGTGTCTCCCTGGTCGCTCGGAGACGCCGGCGCGGGCGCCTCGGCGTGGACCCCCACAGCCGCGGGTGCCGACggcacagaggagacgctcgGAGACACCGGCGGAGCCAGCTTCTGCCACTGAGTCTCGAAGATGCCGCAGACGGCGCGGCCCACCGCAGGGGCGACTtcctgagagaaaaaaagttgAAAATTCCCAGCAAACAGGTTCAATCCCTGGCGCAGACGCGCACCCACACAACTCACTTGTGTCGTGACCACGAGATGCGGGATCCAAATCGACACACACCCAGCCTTCTGTTTACAGATGTGCAAACATCAGGCGATTTCCTTGTAGTCGCATCCCTCCGTCtagaaagacacaaagatACAGACAGCTTCGTTTCTAGTTTcggcatatatatacatacatatatacatatatatatacatatatatatatatatgtatatatgtatatatatatatatatgtatgtatttaaCGTGCAGGTTTTCTTCGTGCACACAAACGGTTTCAAGTGCATACACACAGGCATGTCACCGTCACAGTCCTTTCGTTATTTCTAGGGGCACAAAGCGTCGTGGAGTCAATGCGTGGGCGGCACCCAAAAGACGCCAGCGAGGCGACCGTTCCAGTTTCCAAGCGGCAAGCGTGAACTGTCAGTCGCGTCGATGCGTTGCATCCCGCACTCGTCGCTGCAAGGTGTGACCAACAATACAGAGAAGTCGC from Toxoplasma gondii ME49 chromosome VIIa, whole genome shotgun sequence carries:
- a CDS encoding YT521-B family protein (encoded by transcript TGME49_204070) codes for the protein MARVSFASSHTQRNNGGTGFQQNEEERPTAGLAACSFGPPTSYARAIYEEENVRFFILRSRIAYNIEVAMQYNMWATRAHNDAVLGAALTACKYVVLLFSVNNTHHFCGWAVMRSRPGQCRFKSDLFRGAEGPHGGSQSRFEGKTFDLEWIRKMPLDFRECEGLLNPLNQNLPVYRARDGQEVAPAVGRAVCGIFETQWQKLAPPVSPSVSSVPSAPAAVGVHAEAPAPASPSDQGDTCQLSPSAARAERETPAGDMQARQRLAAQHGGGGAEDAWGPRIVNPAIQIYPLDLTTLTYDGYIRAYQTSRAYWRRRTEASRSEEERQEAAKKREQKRTRLLAARNLHTEGERAPTQHAKRTEGEAPENQSKGDAKKPRVKMEREDEREDAAGEPRDADIEEDGIGEREEETGAEPGDCESKQHLGEGENEAGSAVWSSDGAEASKAPDELAGSAPEMSEETGGEDLAAESLTDGDMLLTGELEIKRERGETSSHSEET